The Nostoc sp. UHCC 0926 genome segment AAGGAGCTAATCTTCAAGGAGCTAATTTTCAAGGAGTTAATCTTCAAGGAGTTAATCTTCAAGGAATTAATCTTCAAGGAGCTAATCTTCAAGGAGCTAATCTTCAAGGAGTTAATCTTCAAGGAATTAATCTTCAAGGAGCTAATCTTCAAGGAGCTAATCTTCAAGGAAGTTCACTCACGACAGAAAACTTAAATTTGGCATCAACTCTATGTAATACGATTTTACCTAACGGAGAGACTTCTTATCGCAATTGTCCTAACTTAAAATATACTGTTGGTGTATATGGACTATTAAATACGACTAACGCCGAAAAATTCATTCAGGTGCAAAATTTTCTCAGAGAACAAGGATATAGTGTTAGAGGAACTTTATTGGAAGAGCGTCCTGTTTGGTTATCTTACAACTCGAAAGTTTTTTACTATAGTTCTAAGTCAAAAGGCATAGCAAACGAAATTAAACAGAAAGTATCAGCTATTGTCCATCAAAATATAGAATCTCAACAAAATGATCTGGACTCTTCAGTCGGAGTTATTCGCGGGCAAGAAGAATTTTTCATTTATGTACACATCATTTAATTTATTTTAATTTCAGACGTACTTTTATAGCTAATTGTACTGAAACTACACGGATAACTATTCAAGAGCCAATGTTGGCAAGATGTTTGCGCTTCAGCATCGGTATAGCTCATCTCTGGCAAGAAATTTTGGTTATTAAGTCGATGTATCCGTTCTAGCAGACGGTGTTGCTTGATTATTGTGCTGTTGATTGACAAGAGAAAGATTTTTTCTCTTACCCCTGCTGCTACTTTCAGGTTTTGAGTGAGTTTCACTCGGATTTTGCTCACTAGCAGTATCTACAGGTTCTGACTGACTTTCAATCAAAACCTGCTTAGTAGTAGTCTCGCCCTGGTTTTTCTTTTGGTGACGGCGAGTATTTTTCTTCAACTCACCGATTAAATATTTGATTCTGCCGCCTGTCAAATTAATGCCCAGATCCTTCAGCATCTCTGAAACTTCATCATAACTGTAGCCGTACTTATTAGAGGTCAGCTTCTCAATGTACCGTCTCATTTTTCTGATGGCCTCTCTGTCCGATACATCCTCTCGTTCTTTTGGCTTCTGTGACTTCAGCAGATTGATGGCCTTATCAATCTTCCCTTTCGTAATTATTTCTGAATTCTGATGCTCACTCATGGTTACTCATGAATACCAATTAACTGATAATTATCGACTATTTGAAATAATTTGCACCAATTTATTTTCAAAATGCTAAAAAAAATCGGCTATTGCGGCTACGCCGGATTACCTTTTCGTACTACGGCTACGCCTTATATTTTTTAATGTGGCAGCTTCGCTGGTATTTTTATTCAAGCTAATGCTAAAAAATCTGGCTATTACAGCTACGCTAAATCTAGACTTTTACTTAAAACAGCTACGCTGAATTATATTTTCGTATTGTGGCTACGCCGGACTATTATTTTGTGCGGTAGCTACGCTGAATCAGAGAATTTTCATATAGCAGCTACGCCGTTTTATCTCCTTTATTGTAGCTACGCCGAACCAGAATTTACCGACTGCTTGATTATCTCAAATTCCGGCTACGCCGTTGCTATCCTCCTCTGTAAGTTGTAGGATGGTCAGCATCACGGCTATGCCGTTGTACTCCCGCCTTCAGCCCCCTGCTGTGTCCTCCGTACCTCCGTAGCACTCGACACATCGCTCACCCCAAAAATGGGCTAGAAGCCAGCCATGCCTCAAAGCTTACGCTTTGTCTCGCTGCGCTCGAACGGCAGACTGGTTCAAGTGGGGAAACCCCCCTTGAAAAACCCCCCGCGCAATGTCCCTGAATCTTCTCAACTTATGGCGAATCGCAAGCAGTCAAAAGCTCTAGTCCGAAAGCATATATTCCCAGTTCGCTTGAGTGATATCGAACTGGATATGATTCGGATTAAATCACAAGACGCGGGGATGTCAGCGAGTGAACTGATGAGACGTAATGCGTTGATGCGTCCATTGCCTAAACGACTTAGTAAAATTAGCTTGCAAACATATTGGGAGTTAGGACAAATTGGGAACAATCTCAACCAGCTTGTTAAAGCTACAAACACAGCTATATTAATGGGGCGAACTCCACCAGCAAACCCAGAACTTTTAAGAGAACTTTTAGAACTACTGCATCAGTGTAGACGAGACATTGCCTCGGTTGATGATGACGACTTGGAAGAGGAAGACGAAGAGGATGATTGGGAAGCAGACTAAGGGCAGAGGTTTTCGCAAGTTGTTGGATTATTTGGAATCCCGTGAAGATGCCAAACTAATCGGCGGAAACATGAGCGGGAGAAATGCGCGAGAATTGGCGCGGGAATTTAAGCTGTCTCGACAACTAAATTCTGATGCAGACCGAGTTGTTTATCATGTCTCGCTGTCAGCAGCTAAAGATGATAAATTAGATGATGAAAAGTGGAGCGAAATTGGCGATCGCTACATGAAGGAAATGGGTTTTGATGCCAATCAGTTTGTCATCTTCCGCCACCATAACACCGACGACGACCATATCCACATTGCAGCCAGCAGAATTAGGATGGACACGGGGCTGTTAGTCCATGATTCTTGGGATTATGTACGCTCTGAGAAAGTCCTGCGACAAATTGAACATGATTATGAGTTAGTGCAAGTTCAAGGCAGTAGAGAGAAACTGAATCGTACACCCAGTACCGGACAAATCAGACGCATAAGGCGAGAACAAGAAGAATTTGAACAGGGACAACGTGACTCTCCTCCACAACGCACCATCAAAGAGTCAGTTCAGCAGACGATTGATAGGGCCAGAGTTGATAGTCCCCAAATGCCAACGCTGATCATGCGGTTACAGCAAGCTGGCATTAGTGTGAGAACAGGATTTACTAGAAATGGTAAGTCTAAAGGAATTTCCTATGAGAAAGATGGGCAGGCTTTCAGTGGTACACAGTTAGGCGCAGCTTATACCTTCCCCGGTTTGCAAAAACATCTTGGCGTTGACTACCAAACAGAACGTGATGATGAACCTATTCATGAATTGCTGCTCAAACCTGTTAAACCACTCCCAGTTGAGCAGTTAGAAAAACTCTTTCAAGAAATTGAACGCAAACAACAACAGCCCCAGTTCACTCCACCACCAGAGGATACAGTTGTTTGGCAAGTGTTGCACAAGTACTTAAGCGAGAAACGCTATATACCAGATTATATTTCGCAAGGATTACATAATAATCAGTTGCTTTACATGGATGAGCAACGAAATATTTTGTTTATCAAGCGTGATTTAGATGGTGAAAAAACTGGCGCATTAATTTGGTCAAAGCCAAGGCAAAATCATCGCACTGTGGAGTACGACCAAAACACCTCTACAGAAAATGGTTGGTTTTATCTGAGATTGGGAGGGCAACCAACGGACAAGGTAGAAAATGTCTTTCTGTGTTCTACACCAATTGATGCGATGTCAGCAGCCACCTACCTGATCTCAAGTTGTAAAGGGCTACCACAAACTAGAACCATGTTGATAGTGGCTGATGACCCGAATAACCTACCTATGGAATTTCTCAAAGGTTTCAATAGGGTTGTCGTAGCATTCAATAATGATGAACAAGGGAATAAAGCCGCTAGTGCAGTATTAGAATTGTTGCCACAGGGTAAAAGGCTCAAAACCCATAATCCCGATTGGAGTCAGGAATTAGAAGCTCATCTGAGGGAGGAGCAACAAAAGCTCAGACAGCAGGATCGTGGTTTTAGCCTGTGATCCATGCTGTGCAGACCGAACTCGTTGCCGCTACGCTCGGCTCATGCGGTCTTCGGGACGGGCAGAATGATTTCTGGTTGAGCCGACAAGTCACGCAAGCCCGCCCCGAAGACTCCACTTCGTCGCATGATCCGCAACGAGTTCTTAAATACCCACATTTATAGAGTTAAAGTAACCTATATAAATTTATTAATGATTTTAGTTTATTGATGATAGTCTATTTTAGAATCTTGACCCGCAAAGAGACTGAAGTTGAACTTCCGGCAAGTTCCGATTCTTTTCCCGACAAACTAACACATCAGTTAACCGTCGTTCAGCATAGAACTGATGAGCTATCCAACCCAAGGGAAGACCAGCCAATAGTCCAACAATTAACCCAATTATCAAGCTAGAAACAAGATTCTTTCTAGTGATAGTATTCTGCCGCTCTACTCTTGCTGACATAATTCCCCTCTAAATGAATAAAATGCCTTTATTACAATTATCGCGTCTCCCCAAATTCCTTGATATATTCCACCAACTCTCTGGTATGCCCCCCTTCAGAAATTCGCTCCAAATTCCCCACTAAGATAAACAGTTCTCGCGCTCTACTAACAGCCACATTGAGTAGATTAGGCCGACGATTAATAAACCAAAGGCTATCAGTTGCAGAACATTGGCGAGTCGAAAAAATTATTACTGACTTCTGACCCCCTTGAAATGTGTGAACTGTGCCAATGCTCT includes the following:
- a CDS encoding plasmid mobilization protein codes for the protein MPQSLRFVSLRSNGRLVQVGKPPLKNPPRNVPESSQLMANRKQSKALVRKHIFPVRLSDIELDMIRIKSQDAGMSASELMRRNALMRPLPKRLSKISLQTYWELGQIGNNLNQLVKATNTAILMGRTPPANPELLRELLELLHQCRRDIASVDDDDLEEEDEEDDWEAD
- a CDS encoding relaxase/mobilization nuclease domain-containing protein, which produces MIGKQTKGRGFRKLLDYLESREDAKLIGGNMSGRNARELAREFKLSRQLNSDADRVVYHVSLSAAKDDKLDDEKWSEIGDRYMKEMGFDANQFVIFRHHNTDDDHIHIAASRIRMDTGLLVHDSWDYVRSEKVLRQIEHDYELVQVQGSREKLNRTPSTGQIRRIRREQEEFEQGQRDSPPQRTIKESVQQTIDRARVDSPQMPTLIMRLQQAGISVRTGFTRNGKSKGISYEKDGQAFSGTQLGAAYTFPGLQKHLGVDYQTERDDEPIHELLLKPVKPLPVEQLEKLFQEIERKQQQPQFTPPPEDTVVWQVLHKYLSEKRYIPDYISQGLHNNQLLYMDEQRNILFIKRDLDGEKTGALIWSKPRQNHRTVEYDQNTSTENGWFYLRLGGQPTDKVENVFLCSTPIDAMSAATYLISSCKGLPQTRTMLIVADDPNNLPMEFLKGFNRVVVAFNNDEQGNKAASAVLELLPQGKRLKTHNPDWSQELEAHLREEQQKLRQQDRGFSL